In Ktedonobacteraceae bacterium, a genomic segment contains:
- a CDS encoding dihydroorotase family protein has product MLLRNGLVVLPEDTVRLDIRTSGETIVELAEHLVPEPGEHVIDAAGRLVLPGFIDSHVHFREPGATHKEDFASGTRAALAGGVTTILDMPNTQPSTDNREHLAEKKALAAKKAVVDYGLYLGATNSNIEEALAISDQVVALKLYMGSSTGSLLVTEFAPLYRHFSTFPLHKPIVVHAEDEQSLKYFGSLGSKDHNQSRPPLSAQIAVSRALAIAEKTGRALHIAHTTTARELELIQEAKRKGVHVTCEVTPLHLFLNEDDQHHLGNFGKVNPPLRSENDRKALWTYFDTIDTIATDHAPHTRTEKDVPYEQAPSGMPGVQTMLPLLLTAAGEGRVTLNEIVKRCVVNPARIFGLKTKGALEIGKDADIVLVNPNVAYELTNEQMLSKCGWTPFAGWKVKGKIEQVFVRGSLAYENGTCIAEPGSGKPVPIQS; this is encoded by the coding sequence ATGTTACTACGTAATGGATTGGTTGTGCTGCCAGAAGATACAGTCCGCCTGGATATCCGCACTTCCGGCGAAACAATAGTCGAACTGGCAGAGCATCTTGTCCCCGAACCGGGGGAGCATGTGATCGATGCTGCCGGGCGTCTTGTGCTGCCGGGTTTCATCGATTCGCACGTCCATTTTCGCGAACCCGGCGCAACGCATAAAGAAGACTTTGCCTCTGGCACCCGTGCCGCTCTTGCCGGCGGCGTGACGACCATCCTGGACATGCCGAATACGCAGCCATCCACCGATAACCGCGAGCATCTTGCCGAAAAAAAAGCCCTGGCAGCAAAAAAAGCCGTCGTCGATTATGGATTGTATCTCGGCGCGACAAACAGCAACATAGAAGAGGCCCTCGCAATCTCGGATCAGGTCGTCGCTCTCAAATTATATATGGGTTCCTCAACTGGTTCGCTGCTGGTAACAGAATTTGCTCCCCTCTATCGACACTTTTCCACGTTCCCATTGCATAAGCCCATCGTCGTTCACGCCGAAGACGAACAATCGCTCAAATATTTCGGTTCACTCGGCTCAAAAGATCACAATCAATCGCGCCCGCCCTTAAGCGCCCAGATAGCGGTGAGTCGCGCCCTGGCCATTGCCGAGAAAACGGGCCGGGCCTTGCATATCGCGCATACAACCACGGCCAGAGAACTCGAGCTCATACAGGAAGCCAAACGCAAGGGCGTCCATGTTACATGCGAGGTGACACCCTTGCATCTCTTTCTCAACGAAGATGACCAGCATCACCTGGGAAACTTTGGCAAGGTCAATCCGCCCTTACGCTCCGAAAACGACCGCAAGGCTCTCTGGACGTACTTTGACACGATTGATACCATTGCAACCGACCACGCGCCGCACACGCGAACAGAGAAAGACGTACCATACGAGCAAGCTCCTTCCGGCATGCCCGGCGTGCAAACCATGCTGCCTCTCTTGCTGACAGCTGCAGGCGAAGGCAGAGTAACGCTCAACGAGATCGTGAAACGCTGCGTCGTCAATCCCGCTCGCATCTTTGGCCTGAAAACCAAAGGTGCGCTTGAAATAGGCAAGGATGCCGACATCGTGCTGGTAAACCCGAACGTAGCGTATGAGCTCACCAACGAGCAAATGCTATCGAAATGCGGGTGGACTCCGTTCGCGGGCTGGAAAGTAAAGGGAAAGATAGAGCAGGTTTTTGTGCGCGGTTCTCTCGCCTACGAGAATGGCACATGTATAGCCGAACCGGGCAGTGGCAAACCGGTTCCCATCCAGTCCTGA
- a CDS encoding quinone-dependent dihydroorotate dehydrogenase: MLYKPVIRPALFRASARDPEIAHHQVMNLLAFASRYPALLKILEVANAYKSPALERTIFGIHFPNPVGLAGGFDKNGLALPALAALGFGFLEAGTVTRYRQPGNDRPRIFRLPQDGALINRMGFPNDGADEISERLSRLPKPTIPVGWSIGKSKITPQQEAVEDYLYSLRKLHAFADFFTVNVSSPNTPGLRKLQEKEPLEQLLRAIVQEAEVLASRSGKDTAKPILVKISPDLTESQVDDVIEVCLHCQIRGIIATNTTLSRAGLCKNTSETGGLSGRPLFSRSLAIVQYLYKRLNGQIPIIGVGGISGPDDARRMFDAGAIFIQIYTSFIYEGPGIVKQINKKLVIKGDSN; encoded by the coding sequence ATGCTATACAAACCGGTCATCCGCCCCGCACTCTTTCGCGCCTCTGCTCGCGACCCCGAAATTGCCCACCACCAGGTCATGAACCTGCTGGCATTCGCCTCTCGCTATCCGGCGCTGCTCAAGATTCTCGAAGTGGCTAACGCTTACAAGTCGCCTGCATTGGAACGCACAATCTTCGGAATACATTTTCCCAATCCGGTTGGACTCGCGGGTGGCTTTGACAAAAATGGGCTTGCGCTCCCAGCACTGGCCGCGCTCGGCTTTGGCTTTCTTGAAGCCGGTACTGTCACTCGCTACCGGCAGCCGGGCAATGATCGGCCCCGTATTTTTCGCCTACCCCAGGATGGCGCGCTGATAAACCGCATGGGCTTTCCAAATGATGGAGCAGATGAGATTTCTGAAAGGCTATCCCGGCTCCCTAAGCCCACCATTCCGGTTGGTTGGAGCATTGGGAAATCAAAAATCACTCCTCAACAAGAGGCCGTGGAGGATTATCTCTACTCGCTGCGCAAGCTGCATGCCTTTGCCGATTTCTTTACTGTCAATGTCAGCTCACCCAACACGCCCGGCCTGCGCAAACTACAGGAAAAAGAACCATTAGAGCAGCTGCTGCGAGCAATCGTCCAGGAAGCAGAAGTTCTCGCAAGCCGGTCTGGCAAGGATACAGCTAAACCAATACTCGTGAAAATATCGCCCGATCTGACAGAGAGCCAGGTAGATGATGTAATTGAGGTCTGCCTGCATTGCCAGATTCGTGGTATCATCGCTACAAACACCACGCTTTCACGCGCAGGATTGTGCAAGAATACGTCCGAGACTGGCGGACTGAGCGGGCGCCCGCTCTTTTCGCGCTCGCTTGCGATTGTGCAATATCTCTACAAGCGGCTAAACGGTCAGATACCCATCATCGGCGTTGGCGGCATCTCAGGCCCCGATGATGCTCGACGGATGTTCGACGCAGGCGCAATCTTCATTCAAATCTATACCAGTTTTATCTACGAGGGGCCAGGGATTGTTAAGCAGATAAATAAGAAGCTGGTTATTAAAGGAGATTCAAACTGA
- a CDS encoding LLM class F420-dependent oxidoreductase has translation MKLNFGFKTAPQFTTYDDILRVWLEADTVPSLEHAWAFDHFIPLGPDPTGPQLEGWTLLGALAARTERLRLGLMVTGNIYRHPAVLAKIGATVDQISHGRLDFGIGAGWNELECSMYGIPLYKPGERIRRLGEACEVVKLLWTETVANFDGKYYQLKDARCEPKPVQKPYPPFVIGGSGEQLTLRVVAKYADIWNFVGGDIETFRHKNEVLNGYCKEIGRDPSAIQRSIQRQVNYNDMNETIDSMRPYIAEGATHIILNLRAPYPEGIAHRLAEEIIAPLAAEFEGK, from the coding sequence GTGAAACTGAACTTCGGATTCAAAACCGCACCCCAATTTACTACTTACGATGACATCCTGCGTGTCTGGCTCGAGGCCGATACCGTCCCCAGCTTAGAGCATGCCTGGGCGTTTGATCACTTCATTCCGCTCGGCCCTGACCCGACCGGCCCTCAATTAGAGGGTTGGACGCTGCTAGGGGCGCTGGCCGCCAGGACGGAGCGCCTGCGTCTCGGATTGATGGTAACAGGCAATATTTATCGCCACCCTGCCGTGCTGGCAAAAATCGGCGCGACCGTCGATCAAATTTCACATGGCCGCCTGGACTTCGGCATCGGAGCAGGCTGGAACGAGCTGGAGTGCAGCATGTACGGCATTCCCCTCTACAAGCCGGGCGAGCGCATCCGTCGCCTGGGTGAGGCATGCGAAGTAGTCAAGCTGCTGTGGACGGAAACCGTGGCCAATTTCGACGGCAAATATTATCAACTCAAAGACGCGCGTTGCGAGCCCAAGCCCGTCCAGAAACCCTATCCGCCGTTCGTGATTGGTGGCAGCGGAGAGCAACTGACGCTGCGCGTCGTGGCTAAATATGCCGACATCTGGAACTTCGTTGGCGGCGATATCGAAACGTTCCGCCATAAAAATGAGGTTCTGAACGGATATTGTAAAGAAATTGGACGCGACCCATCAGCCATTCAGCGCTCTATCCAACGGCAGGTCAATTATAACGACATGAATGAGACAATCGACAGCATGCGTCCTTATATAGCGGAAGGCGCGACGCATATCATTCTCAACCTGCGCGCCCCCTATCCCGAAGGCATCGCGCATCGGCTGGCAGAAGAGATAATCGCGCCCCTGGCAGCGGAATTCGAAGGAAAATAG
- a CDS encoding DUF5615 family PIN-like protein codes for MPDESSKRRFLLDENLPKNLLKEMRKAGFPTSRVIDERLRGKPDSAIFRRTRSQFVIITRDKDYLRVDLFPSPHSGIIVVNLPNTTPVAEVVSKVVGAVSILQEEDLTNMVYVVETDQIYLFSQHGHEC; via the coding sequence ATGCCGGATGAAAGTAGTAAGAGAAGATTTTTGTTAGATGAGAATCTCCCCAAAAATCTGCTGAAAGAAATGAGGAAAGCTGGATTTCCTACTTCTCGTGTAATCGATGAAAGGTTAAGAGGAAAACCCGATTCCGCTATTTTTCGTCGAACTCGCTCTCAGTTTGTAATTATTACAAGAGATAAGGACTACCTCAGGGTAGATTTATTTCCGAGCCCTCATTCAGGGATCATTGTAGTGAATTTGCCAAATACCACTCCTGTTGCTGAGGTCGTAAGTAAAGTGGTGGGTGCTGTGAGTATCTTACAAGAGGAAGATCTTACTAACATGGTTTACGTTGTTGAAACCGATCAGATTTATTTATTCTCTCAACATGGACATGAATGTTAG
- a CDS encoding DUF433 domain-containing protein has protein sequence MARSEIFPGIVSDSEILGGEATIKGRRIPVSLVLGHLAGGMSIEEIMYEYDLTIEDIRAALGYAAKRIGEEVIHAG, from the coding sequence ATGGCTAGATCAGAAATTTTCCCAGGCATTGTTTCAGATTCGGAAATTCTTGGCGGAGAGGCAACCATTAAGGGGAGAAGAATCCCTGTATCACTTGTTCTTGGCCACCTAGCAGGCGGTATGAGTATAGAAGAGATCATGTATGAGTATGACCTCACGATAGAGGATATTCGTGCAGCTCTCGGTTACGCCGCTAAAAGGATCGGAGAAGAAGTGATTCATGCCGGATGA
- a CDS encoding NAD(P)-binding domain-containing protein: MSAKIYYDKDADLSIVQSKRLAFIGYGNQGAAQSKNLRDSGAAEIVIGNREDEYKQAAINDGFRVVSIPEAAAWGDVVFLLIPDEDQPQVFREQIAPHLRPGSTLVVASGYNVAFKLFDLPNAIDVVMVAPRMIGAGVRERYLRGEPYPCFVSVEQDASGNALRLALSIAQGIGATRGGAIQSSAREEAALDLFSEQAIWPVILAAFRAAYDVLHAAGFSDEAILYEMYLSGEPAEVFERIAEQGLFQQLTLHSHTSQYGQLRALLGDNGEWLYERFKRVLEDDILSGRFAQEWSDVQAKGLERLEQMRGQALESSLGRAEAGVRESHAGSDALFQE; encoded by the coding sequence ATGAGCGCAAAGATATACTACGATAAAGACGCTGATCTTTCCATCGTCCAGTCGAAGCGGCTGGCTTTCATTGGCTATGGAAATCAGGGGGCGGCACAGTCCAAAAATCTGCGTGATAGCGGAGCCGCGGAGATTGTGATCGGCAATCGCGAGGATGAATATAAGCAAGCGGCTATCAATGATGGTTTTCGCGTTGTCTCTATACCTGAAGCTGCGGCGTGGGGTGATGTAGTATTCCTGCTGATCCCGGATGAGGATCAGCCGCAGGTTTTTCGCGAACAGATCGCGCCCCATCTGCGACCGGGTTCGACGCTGGTGGTCGCTTCTGGCTATAACGTGGCGTTCAAGCTGTTCGATCTGCCCAATGCTATCGATGTGGTGATGGTTGCTCCGCGTATGATTGGCGCGGGTGTGCGCGAACGCTATTTGCGAGGCGAGCCTTATCCTTGCTTTGTCTCGGTTGAACAGGATGCCAGCGGCAATGCTCTGCGCCTGGCTTTGTCGATTGCGCAGGGTATCGGCGCGACCCGCGGCGGCGCGATACAATCCTCGGCACGGGAAGAGGCGGCGCTTGACCTATTCAGCGAGCAGGCGATCTGGCCGGTCATTCTGGCAGCATTTCGGGCGGCTTATGACGTATTGCACGCGGCGGGGTTCAGCGACGAGGCCATCCTCTACGAAATGTACCTGTCAGGAGAGCCCGCCGAAGTTTTCGAGCGCATCGCGGAACAGGGCCTTTTCCAGCAACTGACACTGCACTCGCACACGAGCCAGTACGGCCAATTGCGCGCGCTTCTAGGGGATAACGGTGAATGGCTATACGAAAGATTTAAGCGGGTGCTGGAGGATGATATTTTATCGGGACGATTTGCGCAGGAATGGTCGGATGTGCAGGCAAAAGGGTTGGAGCGGCTGGAGCAAATGCGGGGGCAGGCGCTTGAGAGTTCGCTGGGCCGAGCAGAGGCGGGGGTGAGAGAAAGTCACGCAGGATCAGACGCTCTGTTTCAAGAGTAG
- a CDS encoding phosphoribosyltransferase family protein, producing MNDPSIMQLFANAGAIVSDSHFVYSSGRHSSVYINKDALYLHTAIISQLCQLMAHPYEADIIDAVVGPVLGGIVLSQWTAHHLNARRSAGETLAIYAEKDGDGPHKTFSFHRGYDKYISGKNILVVEDVLTTGGSARQVIELVRQHGGNVIGLSALCNRGNVQSQDVGNVPIHALVSITLETFAEEACPFCQQQIPINTELGKGRAFLARQHTR from the coding sequence ATGAACGACCCATCAATCATGCAATTATTCGCCAATGCCGGCGCCATTGTCAGCGATAGCCATTTCGTCTATAGCTCAGGACGGCATAGCTCCGTCTATATCAACAAAGACGCGCTCTACCTGCATACCGCAATAATATCGCAGCTCTGCCAGTTGATGGCTCACCCCTATGAAGCAGATATCATTGACGCTGTCGTAGGCCCGGTACTGGGTGGAATAGTCCTCTCGCAATGGACGGCTCACCATCTCAACGCCCGCCGTTCAGCGGGTGAAACGCTGGCCATCTACGCCGAAAAGGATGGCGATGGCCCGCATAAAACATTCTCCTTTCATCGTGGCTACGACAAATACATCTCCGGCAAAAACATCCTGGTCGTGGAAGACGTGCTGACAACCGGCGGCTCCGCTCGCCAGGTAATCGAGCTTGTGCGTCAACATGGTGGCAACGTCATCGGCCTGAGCGCGCTCTGCAATCGTGGCAACGTTCAATCCCAGGATGTTGGCAATGTCCCCATTCACGCACTCGTTTCTATCACCCTTGAAACGTTTGCCGAGGAAGCATGTCCATTTTGCCAGCAGCAAATACCCATCAACACCGAATTAGGCAAAGGAAGAGCCTTTCTAGCACGGCAGCACACCAGATAA
- the pyrF gene encoding orotidine-5'-phosphate decarboxylase, with translation MTTQYSTPTTFIEKLEYCWNQGNLLCVGLDSAYEQLPAKVKSGQTIEEAIFAFNREIIDATHDLVCAYKPNTAFYEAQDREGLQALIRTVRYIRESYSHIPVILDAKRADIGSTNAGYVEAAFDLIGVDAITVHPYLGKEALAPFLARKEKGIIILVKTSNPGAGEFQDLPVGDSQEPLYQVVARHVAQSWNDNGNCAVVVGATYPVELKKVRSIIGDMPILIPGIGAQGGEIAATVDAGKDSRGWGMIISSSRAIIFASKEDDFAQVARKAAEELRMEINRYR, from the coding sequence ATGACCACACAATACTCGACTCCAACAACCTTTATCGAAAAGCTGGAATACTGCTGGAATCAAGGCAACCTGCTCTGCGTCGGCCTGGATTCTGCTTATGAGCAACTTCCCGCAAAAGTGAAAAGTGGTCAAACCATCGAGGAAGCCATCTTTGCCTTCAACCGGGAAATCATCGACGCCACGCATGATCTTGTCTGCGCCTATAAACCCAACACAGCCTTCTATGAAGCGCAAGACAGGGAAGGATTGCAAGCCCTCATCCGCACAGTACGTTACATTCGAGAAAGCTATTCTCACATCCCCGTGATCCTGGACGCAAAACGGGCCGATATCGGCAGCACCAATGCAGGATATGTAGAAGCGGCATTCGATCTCATCGGCGTTGATGCCATTACCGTCCATCCATATCTTGGTAAAGAAGCTCTCGCGCCATTCCTGGCCCGCAAAGAGAAAGGCATCATTATCCTGGTCAAAACGTCCAATCCCGGTGCCGGGGAATTTCAAGACCTGCCTGTAGGCGACTCCCAGGAACCACTCTACCAGGTAGTTGCCCGCCACGTCGCTCAATCCTGGAACGACAACGGAAATTGCGCCGTTGTCGTCGGCGCCACCTATCCCGTCGAGTTGAAAAAAGTACGTTCCATCATTGGAGACATGCCCATCCTCATTCCGGGTATCGGCGCGCAGGGTGGCGAGATTGCCGCCACCGTCGACGCCGGTAAAGACAGCCGCGGCTGGGGCATGATCATCAGCTCATCACGCGCCATTATTTTTGCCTCAAAAGAGGACGATTTCGCGCAGGTCGCTCGCAAGGCCGCGGAAGAGTTGAGAATGGAGATTAACAGGTACAGGTGA
- a CDS encoding GNAT family N-acetyltransferase, with protein MNPANTFTYRHFDPQHDFTALMTLLQIVEQTDQDGEDVSEAMLREQLIWPGHDPMHDRWVVFPSDSDALIGYGVVFQGPDDEHADVHIAVHPQWRLYGIGSQLLNHLLARAHEKGAQDVRAYATVQNSAARAFLSAHGFEPVAMYTRMLATEIHGFPIARMPSGFTVRSYDQVQQLDLLVEAMNRGYEGLWGHRHVEREELGKWIPQFIQEGIFLLFAPGGTVAGMCRAEMSEHLTSLRGVPTALIDAPGIVPEYRETGLHVPLVLTAVQWLIPQAPARIEMESWGDALSTLASYRGLGFTPMQEAISYRRALTK; from the coding sequence ATGAACCCGGCCAACACATTCACCTATCGTCACTTTGACCCTCAGCACGATTTCACTGCCCTTATGACGCTCCTGCAAATCGTCGAACAAACAGACCAGGATGGCGAAGATGTAAGCGAGGCGATGCTGCGCGAGCAATTAATCTGGCCTGGGCATGACCCCATGCATGATCGCTGGGTGGTATTTCCATCTGACAGCGATGCGCTCATTGGCTATGGAGTAGTTTTTCAGGGGCCTGACGATGAGCATGCCGATGTCCACATCGCTGTTCATCCTCAATGGCGGCTGTATGGCATTGGAAGCCAACTTTTGAACCATCTTCTTGCTCGCGCCCACGAGAAGGGCGCGCAGGATGTACGGGCCTATGCGACAGTTCAGAATTCGGCTGCAAGGGCTTTCTTAAGCGCGCATGGTTTCGAACCTGTGGCAATGTATACCCGCATGCTCGCTACGGAAATCCATGGATTTCCTATAGCCAGAATGCCTTCTGGATTTACCGTTCGTAGCTACGACCAGGTGCAGCAGTTGGACCTCCTCGTTGAAGCAATGAACCGCGGCTACGAGGGCTTATGGGGACACCGGCATGTTGAACGAGAGGAATTGGGCAAATGGATTCCCCAATTCATTCAAGAGGGCATATTCCTGCTCTTTGCGCCTGGCGGAACAGTTGCCGGAATGTGCCGCGCCGAAATGAGCGAACACCTCACATCGCTGCGAGGAGTGCCAACCGCGCTCATTGATGCTCCAGGCATTGTTCCAGAATATCGTGAAACAGGCCTCCATGTTCCGCTCGTCCTGACTGCCGTCCAATGGTTGATCCCGCAAGCGCCCGCCAGAATTGAAATGGAGTCCTGGGGCGATGCGCTGTCTACACTCGCATCGTACCGCGGTCTCGGATTTACCCCTATGCAGGAGGCCATCTCGTATCGACGCGCGTTAACAAAATAG
- a CDS encoding aquaporin yields the protein MVSETKPQQSEESSKQKAADSKKRPFDLPRCMLAELVGTFALTFVASGGAVIATVTHGAVSDAARFVAPGLLIMAMTYAFGNLSGAHFNPVVTLAFAVRGDFRWSRVPLYWLAQFIGAILAALLLLAFFGLVKHLGAPEPHYGILTSLVFEMVLTFFLITVILATATNHSLVGPTAALAVGGTIALAGLFAGPISGAAMNPALSLGPYIVSGQLSNAWIYVVGPVVGGLVAVGIAWLLHGGTTQDEVETAEGK from the coding sequence ATGGTAAGTGAAACAAAACCTCAGCAGAGTGAGGAGAGTAGTAAACAAAAGGCAGCGGATAGTAAAAAACGCCCATTTGATCTACCTCGCTGCATGCTGGCAGAGCTGGTCGGCACCTTTGCGCTGACATTTGTAGCCTCAGGTGGTGCTGTTATTGCTACGGTGACTCATGGTGCGGTAAGTGACGCAGCCCGTTTCGTTGCCCCGGGATTGCTGATTATGGCAATGACCTATGCTTTTGGCAATCTATCCGGCGCGCATTTTAATCCGGTCGTGACGCTGGCGTTTGCTGTGCGGGGGGACTTTCGCTGGAGCCGCGTGCCTCTTTACTGGTTGGCCCAATTTATTGGAGCGATACTTGCTGCCCTCTTGCTACTTGCATTCTTCGGCCTGGTGAAGCATCTCGGCGCTCCGGAGCCGCATTATGGCATACTCACTTCGCTGGTATTCGAGATGGTGCTTACTTTTTTCCTGATAACCGTGATCCTGGCTACCGCTACCAATCATAGCCTGGTCGGCCCCACGGCAGCGCTGGCGGTAGGTGGCACAATTGCGCTTGCTGGCCTGTTTGCCGGGCCGATCAGTGGTGCCGCAATGAACCCGGCTCTGTCGCTTGGCCCCTACATTGTCAGTGGTCAGTTGAGCAATGCCTGGATTTATGTGGTTGGCCCGGTCGTGGGTGGACTGGTAGCTGTCGGCATTGCCTGGCTCTTACATGGTG
- a CDS encoding MFS transporter, with translation MRTYEDTLRQLDESPLSSFHFKTVVTSGMGFFTDAYDLFVIGVVSTILKSVWHISTLDISLLSSTALLSAALGAIIFGRIADRFGRKFVYGYELLVLAAGAIASAFAPGVIWLLFFRFVLGLGIGGDYPVSATLMSEYSNRYDRGKLITLVFSTQALGLIIGPLLTVLLLSSGVDQNLTWRILLGVGAIPALATFWLRRQIAESPRFALAHGNTKEAEQAVQLVVKGKQDGVKCDRIHKQITDGSIEKINPAIKVVADGDGVNIQPGHILSARELFTTRHLLIWLIGAAGTWFLLDFAYYGTTVSTPLVIKLFSPQTTLLQNMLYTLLIFVVAALPGYIVAALTIDRLGRKRIQWTGFAMMAISYGLLFLFPALTQIAWTFLLLYSLSYFFTEFGPNVTTFVLPAEIFPVEARTTAHGIAAATGKIGAFLGAFLFPLLLSNAAFKLPGAMGIAALVALAGFALTFVLPEPDHKSLETIQKEGEQEDQQADVKAG, from the coding sequence ATGAGGACATATGAAGATACACTGAGGCAACTTGATGAGAGCCCGCTCTCCAGTTTTCATTTTAAGACGGTGGTAACTTCGGGCATGGGCTTCTTTACTGATGCCTATGATCTTTTTGTGATAGGTGTTGTTTCAACGATCCTCAAAAGTGTCTGGCATATCAGCACATTGGATATTTCTCTCTTGAGCAGCACGGCATTGCTGTCAGCTGCTTTGGGTGCGATCATTTTTGGGCGTATCGCGGACCGTTTCGGGCGCAAGTTTGTATATGGTTATGAATTGCTTGTGCTGGCAGCCGGGGCTATTGCTTCGGCTTTCGCGCCGGGTGTAATCTGGCTGCTCTTTTTCCGTTTCGTGCTTGGTCTTGGCATCGGCGGGGATTATCCTGTCAGCGCCACGCTGATGAGTGAATATTCCAATCGTTATGATCGCGGCAAGTTGATTACCCTCGTGTTCTCGACGCAGGCGCTCGGTTTGATTATTGGGCCATTGCTGACGGTATTGTTGTTGAGTAGTGGGGTAGATCAGAATCTGACCTGGCGTATTCTGCTGGGGGTGGGAGCTATTCCGGCCCTGGCAACTTTCTGGTTGAGGCGTCAAATCGCGGAATCCCCGCGTTTCGCATTGGCACACGGCAATACGAAGGAGGCCGAACAGGCGGTGCAACTGGTCGTTAAAGGAAAGCAAGATGGGGTCAAATGCGACAGGATTCACAAGCAGATAACCGATGGGTCGATTGAGAAGATCAATCCGGCAATCAAAGTTGTTGCCGATGGTGATGGTGTGAACATCCAACCCGGGCATATACTTTCCGCGCGCGAATTGTTCACGACGCGGCATTTGTTGATATGGTTGATTGGCGCTGCCGGTACATGGTTTTTGCTGGATTTCGCCTATTATGGCACGACAGTGTCTACGCCGTTAGTGATTAAGCTGTTTAGCCCGCAAACAACACTGCTGCAGAATATGCTCTATACGCTGCTCATCTTTGTGGTGGCGGCTCTTCCTGGCTACATCGTCGCGGCACTGACAATTGATCGCCTTGGACGCAAACGTATTCAGTGGACGGGATTTGCCATGATGGCGATCTCCTATGGTCTGCTCTTCCTCTTTCCGGCGCTGACACAAATCGCCTGGACCTTCCTGCTGCTTTATAGTTTGAGCTACTTTTTTACCGAGTTTGGCCCTAATGTGACGACGTTTGTGCTGCCGGCCGAGATCTTTCCGGTCGAGGCGCGTACTACCGCACATGGCATAGCGGCTGCAACCGGAAAGATTGGAGCGTTTCTAGGAGCCTTTCTGTTTCCTTTATTGCTCAGCAACGCGGCTTTCAAACTGCCCGGAGCCATGGGCATTGCTGCCCTGGTGGCTCTCGCGGGCTTCGCGCTGACCTTCGTGCTGCCGGAACCAGATCATAAATCACTGGAAACCATTCAGAAGGAAGGCGAACAGGAAGATCAGCAGGCGGATGTGAAAGCGGGTTGA